One Lutra lutra chromosome 7, mLutLut1.2, whole genome shotgun sequence DNA window includes the following coding sequences:
- the LOC125104401 gene encoding olfactory receptor 11G2-like → MRTLETTNISGSVTEFVLLGFPCRRDIQVLLFVIFSLIYLLTLMGNTSIICAVWSSRKLHTLMYILLANFSFLEVCYVSFDVPKMLANIISQTKSISYAGCLLQFYFFFSMCAAEGLFLSVMSFDRFLAICRPLHYPIIMTHRLCAWLVVFCWAGGFLWLLTPLTLISQMPLCGPNTIDHFLCDLAPLLALSCSSVSGITLICGIISSLIIFLPFLYILGTYFCVLSVGLQVPPGSGRHKAFSTCASHLAVVCLFYGSVMVMYVSPGSGDYPGMQKFVTLFYALATPFFNPLIYNFWNKDMKEALKKILNLLLWEISKGFKS, encoded by the coding sequence ATGAGGACCTTGGAGACAACTAATATCTCTGGGTCTGTGACTGAGTTCGTCCTCTTGGGATTTCCCTGTCGCAGAGACATCCAAGTCCTCCTCTTTGTCATCTTCTCCCTCATCTATCTTCTGACTCTCATGGGGAACACATCCATCATCTGTGCTGTGTGGTCAAGCCGGAAACTCCACACACTCATGTACATCCTCCTGGCCAACTTCTCTTTCCTGGAGGTCTGCTATGTCAGTTTTGATGTGCCCAAAATGTTGGCCAACATCATCTCCCAGACCAAGAGCATCTCCTATGCTGGCTGCCTGCTCCAgttctacttctttttctccatgtgTGCCGCTGAAGGTTTATTTCTGTCAGTGATGTCTTTTGATAGATTTCTTGCCATTTGTAGACCTTTGCATTATCCCATCATAATGACCCACCGCCTGTGTGCTTGGTTAGTGGTCTTCTGTTGGGCAGGGGGCTTTCTCTGGTTACTGACTCCTTTGACTCTAATATCTCAGATGCCTTTATGTGGTCCAAACACCATTGACCATTTTCTTTGTGATCTTGCCCCTTTGCTGGCATTGTCCTGTTCTTCAGTATCTGGAATTACTTTGATCTGTGGTATCATTAGCTCTCTCAtcatctttctccctttcctataTATCCTTGGCACTTACTTCTGTGTCCTGAGTGTGGGGCTGCAAGTACCCCCAGGCTCAGGAAGGCATAAGGCTTTCTCTACTTGTGCCTCCCACCTTGCTGTGGTATGTCTGTTTTATGGGTCAGTCATGGTGATGTATGTTAGTCCAGGTTCTGGGGACTATCCTGGGATGCAGAAATTTGTGACCTTGTTCTATGCTTTGGCAACTCCATTCTTTAATCCCCTGATTTACAACTTCTGGAACAAAGATATGAAGGAGGCACTGAAGAAAATTCTGAATCTGTTATTGTGGGAAATCTCTAAAGGATTCAAAAGTTGA
- the LOC125104402 gene encoding olfactory receptor 11G2-like, with product MSSRPMNVSSTETTNSVSHFILMGFPSSPEMQLLYFVLFSVVYTLTLMGNAAIVCAVQWDRRLHIPMYIFLGNFSLLEMCYVTTTVPNMLANFLSTSKSISFVSCFTQFYFFFSFGCDEGFFLCIMAFDRYLAICRPLYYPRIMTKQLYTGLVIFGWSCGFILFLTPVVLISQLPYCGPNTINHFVCDPVPLMLLSCSEDTTTQFIYSTFNAVFMIGTFLFILCSYALVIVAVLRMPSAASKHKAFSTCASHLAVVTLFYGSIMVMYVSPGSGHPVQVQKIVTLFYSVITPFCNPLIYSLRNKEMKTALRKVFGMEIPIHKI from the coding sequence ATGTCTTCCAGACCAATGAATGTGTCCAGCACAGAAACCACCAACTCCGTCAGCCACTTCATCCTCATGGGCTTTCCTTCAAGCCCAGAAATGCAGCTCCTCTACTTTGTGCTCTTCTCAGTAGTCTACACCCTGACTCTGATGGGGAATGCAGCCATTGTCTGTGCTGTGCAGTGGGACCGGCGTCTTCACATCCCCATGTACATCTTCTTGGGGAATTTCTCTCTCCTGGAAATGTGTTATGTCACCACGACCGTCCCTAATATGTTGGCCAATTTCCTGTCCACAAGCAAGTCTATCTCTTTTGTGAGCTGTTTCACACagttctacttcttcttctcaTTTGGGTGTGATGAGGGCTTCTTCCTTTGCATCATGGCCTTTGACAGGTACCTTGCCATCTGCCGTCCTCTATATTACCCACGCATCATGACTAAACAGCTGTACACTGGCCTTGTCATCTTTGGATGGTCATGTGGGTTCATCCTCTTCCTAACCCCAGTTGTTCTAATTTCACAGTTGCCTTACTGTGGCCCAAATACCATCAACCATTTTGTGTGTGATCCTGTCCCATTGATGTTGCTGTCCTGTTCTGAAGACACCACCACCCAGTTCATTTACTCTACTTTCAATGCTGTTTTCATGATTGGcacctttctctttattctttgctcCTATGCTCTGGTGATTGTGGCTGTGCTACGGATGCCCTCAGCAGCAAGCAAACATAAGGCTTTCTCTACATGTGCCTCTCATTTGGCAGTTGTCACCCTGTTTTATGGCTCCATCATGGTGATGTATGTTAGTCCTGGATCAGGACACCCAGTACAAGTGCAGAAAATTGTAACCTTATTTTATTCTGTGATAACACCCTTCTGTAATCCTCTAATATATAGCCTCAGGAATAAGGAGATGAAGACTGCCCTAAGGAAAGTCTTTGGGATGGAAATACCTATCCATAAAATATAA